A window of the Kiritimatiellia bacterium genome harbors these coding sequences:
- a CDS encoding outer membrane lipoprotein-sorting protein has protein sequence MRALPSLVAALCLSLAFEDSGALAQLPPARNLLDGVIAALPDVPLRVTGELIARARPDAPELRRRVEMLLDWQAEPPTARYTLRDAFGSPLFHLAVTWRDPRSPEYRFFEGNPLRAAPVPPMTDPIPGTDLSWLDLSLSYLWWPNARTVGREDVRGQSCWVVDVPAPPDVSGTAGVRLWIGERIRALLRAETYNATNEAVRRFEVKSFKRINQRWMIKDIDVVSLPVKSRSTLRIQTVEDRERRSFLREGVSDPHAGNASQIEELSEFRGQDPDLDQDELSEPDEISPIEPVEDAPSPTAMPVQE, from the coding sequence ATGAGGGCCCTCCCCAGCCTGGTGGCGGCTCTCTGCCTAAGTCTTGCGTTTGAAGATTCCGGCGCGCTTGCGCAGCTGCCGCCAGCAAGAAACCTGCTGGACGGCGTCATTGCGGCTCTGCCGGATGTCCCTTTGCGCGTCACCGGCGAGTTAATTGCGCGCGCGCGACCTGACGCGCCGGAACTCCGGCGCCGCGTTGAGATGCTGCTAGATTGGCAAGCGGAGCCGCCAACCGCCCGCTATACCTTGCGCGACGCCTTCGGCAGCCCCCTCTTCCACCTGGCCGTCACTTGGCGCGATCCCCGCTCACCGGAATACCGTTTCTTCGAGGGTAATCCGCTCCGAGCGGCGCCCGTCCCCCCCATGACGGACCCCATCCCCGGCACGGATCTAAGCTGGCTGGACCTCAGCCTTTCTTATCTTTGGTGGCCAAATGCGCGGACGGTCGGTCGCGAAGATGTCCGGGGACAGTCGTGTTGGGTTGTGGATGTGCCCGCGCCGCCGGATGTTTCGGGAACAGCCGGCGTTCGCCTCTGGATCGGGGAGCGAATCCGCGCCCTGTTGCGCGCCGAGACCTACAATGCGACCAACGAAGCGGTGCGCCGGTTCGAGGTCAAAAGCTTCAAACGGATCAATCAACGGTGGATGATCAAAGACATCGACGTCGTCAGCCTGCCGGTGAAATCGCGGAGCACGTTGCGCATTCAGACGGTAGAGGACCGGGAGCGCCGCTCCTTCCTCCGCGAGGGGGTATCGGATCCGCACGCTGGAAACGCCAGTCAAATCGAAGAACTCTCCGAATTCCGAGGCCAGGATCCGGATCTAGACCAAGACGAGCTCAGTGAACCGGATGAAATATCTCCCATCGAGCCGGTTGAAGACGCCCCCTCGCCTACCGCAATGCCAGTACAAGAATAG